The sequence GCTGGACAATTGATGCCCGGAGGGCCAGTGCTATGAGTTTTTGCGTTCGTCTTCTGCCCGCGCCATGTCGCGGCACTCTTCCGCCTGCTTCGTAGCGGCGGCTTTACGCCGCCATCTGGCTCTCAAGCGGCGAGTTAAACACGCTGTTGTGGTGTTACAATTCTCGCCGTGCAGCCACTGGACACGATTCGCGAACGCAACCGGCTGCCAACGGACAAGAATCGCGTGTTTAGCGTTAACGAAGCATTGCGGATTTTCCATTTCGGAAACTCTCAAGGCTTTCGGGTTGTTCCCGGCTGATCTGATCGGTGAGGAGGCGTCGCATGGCTTTACTTTCCTGGCAAATGTCCCGGCGGAAATTCCTGGCCGGCAGCACACTGTTTTCCGGGCTGACAGGCTCGACGGCGGGCCGCATCCTGGCGTTTGCGGAAGCAGGCAAAAAGTCCGCAGTGCCGGGGAATCCTGACGGCCTTTCGAGCGGCGCAGAGAGCAGCGCCACCTCGGGAACAGGCATCAAGGTCTGGGCCATCAATGACACCGTACGCATCGATCCGGTCCGCAACCAGCCCTTCGAGCAGAATCCCGGCCTTTTCCCGGACGGCATTCGCCCGGGCTACAAGCAGTCCAATCTGGTCTGGGATGGGTCTGCGCGGCGCATCACCTTGAAAGCCGCGCGCAACGAGACGGTGGCATTCCAGATAGTGATCGAGCGCGCCGGAGCGAAGCTGACCAACGTAAACGTGGCGCTGGCAGATCTGGCCGGGCCGTCGGGCGCCAAAATCCCGCTGGAAAACTTTGACATGTTCCGGGAATGGTACGTGCACGTAAAAAATCCTTCAAAAGAAAGCTACACACTCGGTGCGGGCTGGTATCCAGACGGGCTGCTGCCCTGTCTTCGCTGGAGCGGCAACCTCTATCCGCACACCTACGTCATGCCCTTCGACCTGCCCGATCCCTTGAACAACGTCGGCAAGGAGCAGCAGAGCCAGGCCATCTGGGTGGACATCTATATTCCCAGGTCGCGCGCCGCCGCGCCGCCGGGCAAGTACTCCGCGCCCATCACGATTTCAAGCGACCAGGGAGCATCTCAGTTGACGCTGGAGCTTCAGGTGTGGGATTTCGAGCTGCCCGAGGAGAGCCATCTCAGGCCCAGCATTCACACCGACACTGAAATCAACTCTTTCTCCGAGGAGTTGGAACTCAAGTATTACCAGCTCGCGCGCAAGCACCGCATCTCGATTTCCTGCCTGGGGTATGCGCCCGCCCTGAAGGTCTCCGGCACAAACGTTGAGATTGACTGGACCAGATACGACGCGCGGCTCTCCAAATATTTCGACGGCAGCGCCTTCACTGAGCAATATGGATACAGCGGCCCCGGCCATGGCGTGCCCACCGAATACATCGTTACCCCGTTTGGCGCCTATCCCTGGAACCTCTACAAAATACCTCGAGGCATCCAGCTCAGCGGAAAGGAGTGGAAGTTCTACGCGCCCTGGCCCGTCGCCCCGCCGCGCGAAGGTCCCACCCCTGAATATCGCGCCATCTGGAAAAACGCCTTTCAGGCTTACCAGGCCCATTTTGACCAGCATCCCGCCTGGAACAAAACGGAAATGGTGGTTTTTTTCAATAGCCTTGATGAATCCTACGACCGCGTGTCGCAGGACCGCATGTTTTACTTTGGGCAGTTGCTCAAGGAATCGAGCACGCCGCGCCTTAAATTTCGCGTGGACGGTTCCTATCCCAGGGAGACGACCGCGCGCCTGGAGAAGATCCTCGACATCGCCAACCTGGGCCTCGAGGATTGCACCGCCGCCAACGCCGCAGAATTCAAAAAGCGTGGAATCGAGCTCTGGTTCTATGAGAACGGCGCGTCCATCATTGATGGCGATGGACTCAAATGCCGCGGCCTGAGCTGGTTCGCCTGGAAGCAGCGCACCGACTCCTGGGACATCTGGGAAATGGATTTTGATTCACTGCGCGCCTGGCAATATCCCGAGACGTATGATCACCGGAATGGAGCCGGCATGCTGGTCTATCGCGGCGAGACCATGGGTCTGGATGAACCGGCCGCCAGCATTCGCTTTAAGGGAATGCGGCGCGGCTGCCAGGATTACGAGTATTTCTGGCTCCTCGCCCAGACTCCCGGCGGCAGAGAAGTGGCGGACAAAGCCGTGCAGCACGTTGTCCACGGTTCTTTTAACGGCAAAGAGGCTTTGGGCGCGCCCGGCATGTGGCTCCACGATCCTGATGAATGGGACCGCATGCGCCTGAAAATCGGCGACGCCATCGAAAAAGCCCAGTCGTCCCGTTCGTAGCAACGACCTTCAGGTCGGCAAAACGCCCTCTCGCGTCCTCTGCTGCCCGGTATATTGACAATTCGGCCCTCTCCCTCGGGGAGAGGGTGCCGGAGGGACGACGGCGGGTGAGGGGTGTTTTCGTAGGGGAGGGCTCCGCCCTCCCGCGCTTTCTGCTGTCCCGCCGGATTTTTTCTCTTGAACCTGAAATCCGAAATCTCAATGAGCGTGGACACGCCAGCCGTGCCCCCAAAATAATGAATCCTCTCCGAGGAGAGAGGGTGGACGCACCAGCGGCCGGGGCGGGTGAGGGGTGATCTTCTGTAGCGGCGGGTTTACGCCGCCATCCGGGCTCAAACGCGGCGAGGTGAACTCCGCTACGGTCGAATGCCGAGGTTCCCTTCGTTCGTCAGGACAGGCTCCGACCGCCCGCACAAATGTTTAGCTCCATAGCCCTCTCCGAGGGGAGAGGGTGCCGGAGGGACGACGGCGGGTGAGGGGTCGTTTTTCTGTAGCGGCGGGTTTATCCCGCCATCTGTTTTCGCACGTGGCGAGGTGAACTCGCCGCTACGACCCCGCCCCAACCAAATTGCCATTGCCTTTCAAATTCACAAGTGATATAAAACCGTCGAAATTGCAAGACCTACAGCAAGACCAAATGCAGCGCGGGCCTTCACGGCCCGTGGCTCGTGCTTTTCGCTGGCCGCCCCCGTGGCGGCGACAGCCAGACCTAAACCCAAGGTTACAATATGCGACCCTGCTAACGATTTTCGGTGTCAGCACACCTCGGTTGCGAACCCTGCGTGAACCGCCTGCCCCCAACAGGATCTTGTGGTATAAGCTTGACTGATGTACTATGTGCAGTGTTCCTGCGACCTGCTAAATCGTGAATGTGCGGCTTGAATGCCGTCCGAAGGCGGTCGCCCTTCAAGGTCTGCTGCGAACAGCCGATTTACAGGCATGCAACTGCTTACCCAAAATGTCGCCGTTGAACCCACCCGCCAGGCGACTTTGCCTGGATGCGTAGGGCGTATCCAAGGGCCAAGACCTTTCCTCAAGTGGGCGGGTGGCAAGTCGCGACTCGTGCCAGTTCTCAGAAAATGCGTGCCCAGAAATTTTGGTCGCTATTTTGAGCCCTTCCTTGGTGGCGGCGCGCTTTTTTTCAACCTGCTCCCAGCGAGAGCTGTCCTTGGAGATTCGAATTACGATCTCATTCATTGCTTCAAGACGGTTCGAGATCGCCCAGATGAGGTACTCGAGTATCTCCGCTCACTTACGGTAGGTGAAGAGGAATTCTATCGAATCAGAGGCGTCGATCCGGGGACCCTCAGCGATGGTGCTCGGGCCGCTCGATTCATTTACTTGAACAAGACCTGTTTCAATGGCTTGTACAGGGTCAACAAAAAAGGCCTCTTCAACACACCCTTCGGTCAATACAAGAAGGTCGTACTTGCTGACAGCGAGAGCCTGCTCTCTGCCAGCCAGTCGCTAAGAAAAGTAGAACTGCGCTGTGAGGACTACAGCTCTGTCCTCCAAAAAGCCAGGCCCGAGGACTTCGTATACTTGGATCCCCCATATCTGCCTGTCGGTAAGTATTCTGATTTTAAGAGATACACAAAAAAGCAGTTCTATGAATCAGACCACGAGAAATTAGCCGAGGTTTTTCGTCTCTTAACCCAGAAGGGGTGCCGCGTCTTACTGAGCAACTCCTTTCACGAGAGGATTTCTAACTTGTTTGCTGGCTTTTATCAGGCTATAGTCTCGATGCCGCGCTTCATAAATTGCAAGGGGGACGGAAGAGGTGCGGTGAAAGAGCTACTGATTTCAAACTACCCAACTACTCTCACTCAATGATCATCACTGAAACTAAATTGACTCGCGCAACGCAGAAGAGTCTGCCCTTCCCAACCTTTCCAGCCACGAAGTTCATGGGCAGCAAGCAAAGCATTCTCCCCTTCATCATGCGGCGCGTCGATCGGCTCGAGTTTCAAAACGTCCTCGATGCGTTCTCGGGCTCGGGTTGCGTGGCGTATGCATTCAAAAGGTTAGGTGCACAAGTACACGCGAACGACTTCTTGAGGTTCGCATTTCATATAGCTCACGCCACCGTCGAAAATAACGCAACACGGCTAACCGAAGAGGATGTTCGTGACCTGCTAAAGCCAAACAAGAACGCAGGCACCTTTATTCAGGACACCTTCGGGTCACTCTATTTCTCAGAAGAGGACAACCTTTTTCTGGATAACCTGTGGGCGAACATTAAACATTTGAGGAGTCATCTAAAGCGCTCCCTGGCATTAGCGGCTGCATGTCGCGCCGCGATGAAAAAGAGACCGCGCGGCATTTTTACATTCACAGGCAAAAAGGGCTGGGACGGCCGGAGAGACCTTAAGCTCACCATGAAGGAACAGTTCCTTTCCGCCGTCTCCGAGTTTAACAATGCAGTCTGGTCAAACGGCAAAGACAACAAGGCCACGTGTGCGGACGTGTTCGACATAGACCCGCAGAGTTACGATTTGGTGTATATCGACACGCCGTACATTAGTCCATACTCTGACTGCGACTATACCCGCCGCTACCATTTCGTCGAGGGGTTCTGCACCTATTGGGAAAATCAAGAAATCGCTGAAGGAACGAAGACACGGAAGATTAGATCGTACCCTACGGCGTTCGCCAAGAGAAGCGACGCGATTAGTGCCTTCAGCCGCCTTTTTCATCATTTCAGAAACTCAATTCAGATTGTGTCATACTCCTCCAACGGCATACCGTCAGAACCAGACATGGTCCGGCTGCTTCGGGAGCATAAGAAGACGGTTCAAGTGTGGAAGACTTCGCACATTTATTCCTTCGGAAACCACGGTCATAAGGTCGGAAACAATAAGAATTCAGTCGAGGAGTACCTGTTCCTTGCGAAGTAAGGGCGGGTGAAGAAATGCGAATTGCGACCAACGACCTGCCACAAGCAAACGATCTCGACCTAGTCATTCGGACCGTCGAGGCAGTGGGCACAGGAGCTCAAACAGATCAAGATATCGCGGATGCCGTCGGTGAGTATGATCGACGCCAGGGCAGATACTATCGTCGAGCCGCCGAAATTCTTGGATTCCTTGAAAAGGCCGGCCCAAACCAATCGGTCTTGACACGCAAGGGTCAGCAGTTCCTCCGTGCGCCGGATAGAGCAAGGGATGATCTGTTAGCTGGAGCCGTTCTCTCGGCGCGCACGATGCAAAGGATATTGCCTCTGCTTGAGGATCACCGCGACCGAGGCGTACAAAGGCAGCAGCTTGAGAGCTTCTTGGAAAACGTCACGCACACAACAGCTTCGATGGCCGGAAGGCGGCTCAGTACAATTATCCGATGGCTGACGCGGATCGGCGTTGTTAAGGAGCTTGAAGGCCGACTATTTATTCAGAACTTACCCGAGGGGGTCGGCATAGTCGAGTACCCGTTGGATGAGCCATTATTCCCGGAGACTCGGGACTTACGGGAGTACCAGGATATTGCGCGACGGGTTCGAAGTGCCGGGAATGATATTCAAGTGCTTGTCGATGCAAATTCCAGAGAAAGAGCGAATGCATCGCACACTATGCTCACTAGGCTTGTCGCGGCCAAGATACGGGCTGCCGGCGCGATACCGAAATGCAATGCCCTTGTCGACCTCGCAGCAGAGGTGGGGGGGAACGACTATTTTTTCGAGATGAAGTCCACCACCGACGGAAACTCGCGCTCACAAGTTAGGAGGGCCATTGCCCAGCTTTACGAATATCGCTACCTACAGAAATCGCCTGCAGCCCAAATCGTGGTAGTTATCGAGCGCCCGTTGCCTACCGAGCTCAATTGGATGGTGGACTATGTGGTGAATGACAGGAGGCTGCTGATCGCGTGGGACGGGGATGGGAGAACGCTCCATTTTCCTGACGCCGTTAGGGATCAGTTGCACTTCTTGGCCTAGGAAGCTTACGGGCGGCGCTTACATCGCGTTCTTTGCAATGTGTGCGGACATCGAATCCCCCAGAAGGCGGAGCAGAAGCCGCCGCCACAAAGGCATCAGACCGGCCAGCTCCGTAGGAGCGGCAGAATTTAGCCCATGGCGCAAGCCATGGGAAATCGTCGCGCCCCACGCCCCAACCCTCTCCCCGCCGGGGAGAGGGGAAACCCCGCCTGGGCGGGGTGGGTGAGGGCTTCGTTCCCACGGCTCACGCCGTGGGCTACAGTCTAACGACCCTCCGGGCCTGCGGAAAAGCCGCAGACCGCAGGAACGGCGGGCTGCGCTACCAGACCCAATCGCAAATCGTTCAATTCTTGATCAGTAGCGGCGAGTTTACCTCGCCACATTCGGAACCGATGGCGGGATAAACCCGCCGCTACTCCGCCCTCGCAGAGTACCCCCACAACAAACTCCGACGGCGGGGCGCGTCCCGACCGTAGCGCAGGCCCTGGCGGCCTGCGGCCCTTAGTTCTTAGATGTTATTTCAAATGACGAGCCGCGGGCCGTAAAGGCCCGCGCTACAATACACCCCTCACCCGGCCCGAGCCTGCGATGGCCTGTGCGGGGGACCGTTCCGCTTTTTCTATTGATCAGCGGATGCCTCTTTTTTTGAATCCGGCAGTCGAAGTTCCTGAAAGGCTTTTTTTGTTCGATATCGCTCTGGAAACTCCTTTTCATAATGCGCCAGTCCGGGACAAGCCAGGTGGTGCCAGGGGGCAAAGCCTGAAGCTTTCATCTCCTGCCAGGCTTGCTGCGCGGTCCAGCCCTGCTCGGCCATCCGATAAGCCGCGATCATCATTCCGGTGCGATCATCTCCCAGGCGGCAGTGGATGAATACCTTGGTGGTCGGATTGCGGCGAAGAAGCAGAAGGAAGCGTTCGAACACTTTGTCTTTGGGAAAAGGGCAGAACCAGTGCATCGGAACATATTGCATCCCTAATCGGGTGACCAGGTCGCGCTCGCGCTTACGCGAGAACCGTACGTCTATGACGATGCCGATTCCCATTCTGGCGAGCGACCGGAATCCCTCTTCGGTTGGCTGTCCGCCGCGATAGAGGTGCGGCGTGATCTGCATGAATCGCGGCACCCCGGGAACGTTCAGCTTTCGAGCGGTGTCGCCGCAGACAGCCGTTGCCTGAAGCGCAAGCGACACAACGACGAGGCACACCCAAAATTGGCCCTTGCCAGATAGCATCGCCAATTAAGATACCATGCGCAGACGTACCGCTTTCCCTGACAAGAAGGGACCGCAGCGCGGTGGAGACGCTGCGCAATGGCCGGGCTGTAGCGCAGGCCCTTGCGGCCTGCGGTTCTTGGCTTGCGGGAAAAACCGCGGGCCGTGAAGGCCCGCGTTACAGGTGATCTGGAACAAAAAACCGCAGAGTAATCCTGCACGCCGGACAACTCTGCGCTACCAACTCGATTGGGACGCCGCAAGGACCGCGGGCTGTAAAGGCCCGCGCTACGAAACCTGCCCGGAATGATTGCCAATCGCCACGACTCCCCGTAAGATGGGCGATGGAGGGCGTCGCGCCGGACGACGAATCCTCAAGAAGCGCGGGCCATAAGTCAAAAAGAAAAAGCGTGGTGAAGCCTCGCGCTACGGCTGGGCTGAAGCCCAGTCCTGCTAAAAAACTCGCCCGCCCGGCAAATCAAAAGGAGGATGCTGGCATGGAAGCACTGAGCACCAAGGATATCAGTTTGGAACAGGCCCTGCTGATTGTAGGAAAGGCCATTGAAAAGGCCAACGCGATCCATACCAAAATGGACATTGCCGTGGTGGACGCAGGCTGCAATCTGAAAGCCTTTGCCCGCATGGACGGCGCCTGGCAGGGCAGCATCGACATCGCCATCAAAAAGGCGCGCACGGCCCGCTTTTTTGACATGCCAACGGGCGAGATCGGCAAGCTCTCGCAGCCCGGCGGCCCGCTCTTTAACATTGAGCATTCAAACGGCGGGCTCATCACCTTCCCGGGCGGCGTGCCCATCAAAACTAGCGACGGGACCATTATCGGCGCCGTCGGCGTGAGCGGCTCAACCGTGGAAAATGACCACGCCGTGGCCGAAGCCGGCGCTGCCGCTGCGGGGAAGTAGCCGGGCGATAGGAATTAACCTGGCAAGTGGAAGGCTCAGGGCGGGACTGGCCGCAAAGGCGGGCCTGCAACCTTGCCATCCGCGATGGGCCGGGGCGTTTGAGCGCGCGGGAGGCGCGCGCCGCGCCCCAGGCGAGGGGCCGCCACCAAGTGGCCACGTGAGTAGGCTACATTCCATCAAACCCGGACAAAATGGGATGTATGGGATTTTCGACATTTCAATTCTCAAATATCCAACTTATTGATATAATGCAACTTATATGAATCATGACAATATGATTTCCGTCCTTTTAAAAAAAGCTGTCCAAATTCTCGCACAGCGGGTAAATTTTTCACTCAACACGCGAGCTGAATCTCGTTCTAGCCCTCTCGGAAAACATCAACTATGTCCCTCAATAAAACTGCACCCGACCCCGCCCCGTTTGCGTAATAGAGGATAGACGGGAGGATGGTTGAGCAGAGTTGGAGAACAGGCTGTTGAGGACGCGCTCGCGCGGTGCACAAATGGCGACCATGCGGCCTTCGCCGAGATCGTGCGGGAGCATCAGTCAATGGTCTACAGCCTGGCTCTGCACTTCCTGAAGAATCCGTCGATGGCGGACGACCTGGCGCAGGACGTCTTCCTGGAACTTTACCGCAACCTCGGCAGCCTCAAGTCGGGCGCGCACCTCCGCTTCTGGCTGCGCAAGGTAACCTGCCACCGCTCAATCGACCGCGTGCGGCGCAGGAAGCCAGACGGAATGCTCAGCCTGGACGACGTGCCGGAGCCCGCAACGACGGCGCACACGCGCGATCCTCTGCTGGAAGAAAGGTTGTGGAAGCTGGTGGCAACGCTTCCGGACAAGTCGCGCATGGCGGTGATTCTGCGCTACCAGGAGGAGATGGAACTCCGCGAGATTGCCGAGGTAATGGAGATTCCCGTCAACACGGTGAAGAGCTCCATCGATCGGGCGCTCGAACTGCTGCGCAATAAGTTGACCCGTTCGATGGGAGGAGTAAAGGTATGAAGCCGCTTGACGACGAGCTTCGGGAATTGCTGCGGCGCAAAGAACCGCAGGCGGGTTTTGCGGAGCGCGTGATGTCGCGCCTGGAAACAGAGCCTCCGCAGTCAACACTCGTCCAGCACCGGTCCACATTTTTCAGATGGCCGGTGGTGCGCTGGGCGGTGGCGTCGGCAGTGGTTTGTATCGCGGTGTTTGCCGGCATCATTCGACAGCAGCACCAGCAGCAGATGCGGGCACAGGCCGAGCGCGCAACCCGCCAGGCGATTCTGGCGCTTCGCATCACAAATCAACAGATCGACGCAGCACTGGAGCGGGCGCAGCGCGTCACCGTGCAGGCGCTCGACGTTCGCAAAAATCCAAAGCAGGAGATGGAGTAACTTATGAAAATTCTGACAGGTTTTACCGGGAAGCAAACGTTTACGCGCGCACTGCCGACGGCGTTGCTCGCATCGTGCCTCATGGCATTTGGCGCCACAGCAGCCTGGGCGCAGAATGCCAGACTGGAACTCAGCCAGCTCGATAGGCTGGCCAGCAAGGCCTCTGAAGTTGCAAACGTGAGCCTGGAAGGACCCATGTTGAAGATGGCAGCGGAGCAGATGTCAAAGAAGGCAGCCACAGCAAAGTCGCAGAACAAAGCCTTCGCGGCCAATATGGTCCAGCGGCTGAAAGGCATCTATGTTAAGAGCTTCGAGTTTGACCAGCCGGGCGGATACAGCAAGGCCGATCTCGAAGGTGTAACGAAGCAGCTTGAGTCAGGCGGCTGGAAATCAATTGTGCACGTGGAAGAAAAAAAGTCGGGCGAAACCACCGGCATCTACGTGATGCAAGAGGGCGGAGCGACGGTTGGAATGGCGATTGTGGCCGCTGAACCCAAAGAGCTGACGGTTGTGAACCTGGTAGGGCCTATTGACTTCAGCCAGCTTGGCAGCCTGGGAAGCCTGGGAGCGCTCGGCCAGCTTGGCGGCCTGGCGGGAGCCATGGGCAGTTCAAAACCGGAACTGCAGGACCGGCAGGCAACAACTCCGAAGGCCCAGGCGGATTCCAAGTAGCACAAAACCTCGAAATCCGAAACGACATGGAACCGGCATAGTTCCACCACGCAAAGCCGCAGAGTCTCATTCCGCTCAGCGGGATGGAACTCTGCGCCGTCTTCCGGGACTGATCTTCTCAG comes from Acidobacteriota bacterium and encodes:
- a CDS encoding DUF4252 domain-containing protein, with product MKILTGFTGKQTFTRALPTALLASCLMAFGATAAWAQNARLELSQLDRLASKASEVANVSLEGPMLKMAAEQMSKKAATAKSQNKAFAANMVQRLKGIYVKSFEFDQPGGYSKADLEGVTKQLESGGWKSIVHVEEKKSGETTGIYVMQEGGATVGMAIVAAEPKELTVVNLVGPIDFSQLGSLGSLGALGQLGGLAGAMGSSKPELQDRQATTPKAQADSK
- a CDS encoding sigma-70 family RNA polymerase sigma factor; protein product: MSRVGEQAVEDALARCTNGDHAAFAEIVREHQSMVYSLALHFLKNPSMADDLAQDVFLELYRNLGSLKSGAHLRFWLRKVTCHRSIDRVRRRKPDGMLSLDDVPEPATTAHTRDPLLEERLWKLVATLPDKSRMAVILRYQEEMELREIAEVMEIPVNTVKSSIDRALELLRNKLTRSMGGVKV
- a CDS encoding heme-binding protein; translated protein: MEALSTKDISLEQALLIVGKAIEKANAIHTKMDIAVVDAGCNLKAFARMDGAWQGSIDIAIKKARTARFFDMPTGEIGKLSQPGGPLFNIEHSNGGLITFPGGVPIKTSDGTIIGAVGVSGSTVENDHAVAEAGAAAAGK
- a CDS encoding DUF4091 domain-containing protein; this translates as MALLSWQMSRRKFLAGSTLFSGLTGSTAGRILAFAEAGKKSAVPGNPDGLSSGAESSATSGTGIKVWAINDTVRIDPVRNQPFEQNPGLFPDGIRPGYKQSNLVWDGSARRITLKAARNETVAFQIVIERAGAKLTNVNVALADLAGPSGAKIPLENFDMFREWYVHVKNPSKESYTLGAGWYPDGLLPCLRWSGNLYPHTYVMPFDLPDPLNNVGKEQQSQAIWVDIYIPRSRAAAPPGKYSAPITISSDQGASQLTLELQVWDFELPEESHLRPSIHTDTEINSFSEELELKYYQLARKHRISISCLGYAPALKVSGTNVEIDWTRYDARLSKYFDGSAFTEQYGYSGPGHGVPTEYIVTPFGAYPWNLYKIPRGIQLSGKEWKFYAPWPVAPPREGPTPEYRAIWKNAFQAYQAHFDQHPAWNKTEMVVFFNSLDESYDRVSQDRMFYFGQLLKESSTPRLKFRVDGSYPRETTARLEKILDIANLGLEDCTAANAAEFKKRGIELWFYENGASIIDGDGLKCRGLSWFAWKQRTDSWDIWEMDFDSLRAWQYPETYDHRNGAGMLVYRGETMGLDEPAASIRFKGMRRGCQDYEYFWLLAQTPGGREVADKAVQHVVHGSFNGKEALGAPGMWLHDPDEWDRMRLKIGDAIEKAQSSRS
- a CDS encoding DNA adenine methylase gives rise to the protein MQLLTQNVAVEPTRQATLPGCVGRIQGPRPFLKWAGGKSRLVPVLRKCVPRNFGRYFEPFLGGGALFFNLLPARAVLGDSNYDLIHCFKTVRDRPDEVLEYLRSLTVGEEEFYRIRGVDPGTLSDGARAARFIYLNKTCFNGLYRVNKKGLFNTPFGQYKKVVLADSESLLSASQSLRKVELRCEDYSSVLQKARPEDFVYLDPPYLPVGKYSDFKRYTKKQFYESDHEKLAEVFRLLTQKGCRVLLSNSFHERISNLFAGFYQAIVSMPRFINCKGDGRGAVKELLISNYPTTLTQ